In Thalassoglobus sp. JC818, a single window of DNA contains:
- a CDS encoding IS630 transposase-related protein, which yields MSKSAKRDDRQIVWAYSKDLRERLVAFVKAGHSRAEAAKVFEVSYFSAKKWIKWYEEGRSLESIKPSGPEPILSVQEREQLAAWVHEKPDRTLNDYCELIAQHFGKTMCPSAVDSTLHKLGFTYKKSPGTPPSRIARTSRRNAASINVASDFEDVG from the coding sequence ATGAGCAAGTCAGCGAAGCGGGACGACCGTCAAATCGTTTGGGCCTATAGCAAGGATTTGCGAGAACGGCTGGTCGCGTTTGTGAAAGCAGGCCACTCTCGAGCTGAAGCGGCGAAAGTGTTTGAGGTGAGCTACTTCTCCGCCAAGAAGTGGATTAAATGGTACGAAGAAGGTCGTTCGCTGGAGTCCATCAAGCCAAGTGGTCCAGAACCCATATTGAGTGTGCAGGAGCGAGAGCAACTCGCTGCATGGGTTCATGAAAAACCGGATCGTACGCTCAATGACTACTGTGAACTGATCGCCCAGCACTTCGGGAAAACGATGTGTCCCTCTGCTGTGGATTCCACTCTCCATAAGCTTGGCTTCACCTACAAAAAAAGTCCCGGCACGCCGCCGAGCAGGATCGCTCGGACGTCGCGGCGAAACGCAGCAAGCATCAACGTCGCCAGCGATTTCGAGGACGTCGGTTAA
- a CDS encoding transposase produces MIHHLLLTKLRRHNQLSHKFVVIDSAQVRALDGGACSGPSPVDRRKRGVKYTLLVDRKVVPLAYQSASAAKAHQTASTGRRKLGEEKGDADNRRRLGRSRGRLTTRFQAATGKSGKLPYFILPAGYVVTPSKVDALGTDRSWRRWRNRCGCCLRFERISPACQGTQCERCTKPHPRRNVKKRCNKTTDQNRNRIERFFGRIKRCRRVATRYEKKAANFASFIWLPALITDPI; encoded by the coding sequence ATGATTCATCACCTGTTGCTCACCAAATTGAGGCGACACAACCAACTCTCGCACAAGTTTGTCGTCATTGATTCGGCTCAAGTACGTGCTTTGGATGGCGGAGCTTGCAGCGGTCCGAGCCCTGTTGACCGCAGAAAGAGAGGAGTGAAATACACCCTGTTGGTTGATCGCAAAGTGGTTCCGCTTGCGTATCAGTCGGCCTCGGCGGCCAAAGCTCACCAGACTGCCTCGACAGGGCGTCGCAAGTTGGGCGAAGAAAAAGGAGACGCGGACAACCGCCGACGCCTTGGAAGAAGCCGAGGCAGACTGACCACCAGATTCCAAGCAGCGACCGGCAAGTCTGGGAAGCTCCCCTACTTCATTCTGCCTGCTGGTTATGTGGTGACGCCTAGCAAGGTAGACGCTCTTGGAACAGATCGAAGCTGGCGACGTTGGAGAAATCGTTGCGGTTGCTGCCTAAGATTCGAACGCATTTCGCCAGCGTGCCAAGGAACTCAATGTGAAAGGTGTACCAAACCGCATCCTCGACGCAATGTGAAGAAGCGTTGCAACAAGACGACCGACCAAAACCGCAATCGAATCGAACGCTTCTTCGGCCGCATCAAACGTTGTCGAAGAGTTGCCACCCGCTATGAAAAGAAAGCCGCCAACTTCGCTAGCTTCATTTGGCTCCCCGCACTCATCACGGATCCAATCTAA
- a CDS encoding right-handed parallel beta-helix repeat-containing protein, producing the protein MSTVDRDGILAPWLAFAPIETSFFAPKKRSPLNSPAVLELLEMRTLMSGTPTDVPEAATSGTEIWVDQSSTNPIQNGDSASPFTSINAAINAASEGDTIWVREGVYRETIRLTSDISLRAVPGDHVVLSGSDRITNWTDNGDGTYQTTLDWHPSSLFVNSQEISQSRHPDQGWWIVDSIGESKITDSELIGMDAETLLDSEFYIWTAHGNVQYTVTIIGFDSTTGTITYESPNEIMTIQAGDRFYLTGHENFVSQPGEYSITETAEGFVVTYKSGDISDLDNFEASRRTAVLRAIGVSNVLVDGFEISGSEWLGVEIRNATNVQISNSVITNNQQAGVSLRSSSNVVISQNLITQNGNGIVAVTVSDLRILRNEVAYNRQDGVVIAYNSNNVLIHENYIHHHFGKGHPDNIQTFYNVSNIVISNNLLLAATQQIMMHETQGVVVDGNVMIGSTGNLMTFGHDSVFDVRISNNTAAFAGMGMMRMTGDNYEFYGNIFQTGHDKLLYSTSDVEHTTSDSNLYWHSDLVTDGLLFYDSTGWHKSLESYQSTKDDDQNSVYESPGFANAPLAADLVDVRRLGEMQLDYLPMWRGGKFFEVGDHVEVNYDGIVREVVEIRDGGIVLSVPLDEIPFGHVAVANWGDKTDFDLNLDRVSSTSALLASSDLALASAELTTTSFGASINVPSFQLADFNGDGQRDIPESGTGSTAPPATINLPPTIDFEQSVISIPENTVIGEAIRIGTVQVNDDGVGQSIVSLAGSHAHLFELVGDGLYLKAGTNLDYETSSQLDVSVRVNDPEVGGSVDDSVDVQLKITDVDESPTRVAPTIDFTQTTFSIAENTTLDARLKIGTFSVTQDGFGQSIVSLAGTDAHLFELIGDSLYLKAGTDLDYETDSQFNVSLRVDDPEVGSSVDDSVDVRLKITDVNEVPPRVSPTINFNQTINSVTENATLDARLKIGTFTVTQDGFGQSIVSLAGTDSHLFELLGDGLYLKAGTNLDYETTSQLSVSLQVNDPEVGGSIDDSVDVRLAITDVNEVPPRVSPTIDFNQTVGSIAENTTLSTRLKIGTFTVTQDGFGQSIVTIAGTDAHLFELIGDGLYLKAGTTLDYETDSQFNVSIRIDDPEVGSSVDDSVDIRLRITDVDEAPPRVAPTIELNQTTWSIAEDTTLNTRLKVGTFTVTQDGFGESIVSLAGADAHLFEIIGDNLYLKAGTNLDYETDSQFNVTLRVNDPEVGGSVDDTVDVQLTITDVNEDPNVIQQATNLVVVNGSMAHLGVIVDGELVMIDSVDWQSTGVNELITGDFNGDGLIDVAGVNGSNQIWVGLTDSSGLGTPEKWGEWRSKEVNGNLAVGDFNGDGLDDFISFGSDRRWHVQYSTGNGLELEASDRWAGRRYLKDAVVVGDFNGDGHDDVALSKRSGVWNMSLGSATGLTDSFEVMSWNKKTTWLDVQATDWNGDGLEEISARTKSGDWYSFEFHSTGDDQGTMTEQFLGTFNSLDAWDNFIIADFTGDSTSEIVGVNGSGDWFLMQFTETSETRMLSFGKWAGKNPSLIAAIDIDGNGTADLVGVEQASGESWMAPSLGTQFDQLTHIGSVGFDLGDKAGIYLS; encoded by the coding sequence ATGTCTACAGTTGATCGCGACGGTATCCTTGCGCCCTGGCTGGCGTTTGCACCGATTGAAACCAGCTTCTTCGCCCCCAAAAAACGCTCTCCGCTGAACAGCCCAGCAGTCCTTGAACTGCTCGAAATGAGAACGCTCATGAGTGGGACACCGACGGACGTTCCCGAGGCAGCCACTTCTGGCACTGAGATCTGGGTTGATCAAAGCTCAACCAACCCGATTCAAAACGGAGATAGTGCGAGCCCGTTCACGTCGATCAATGCAGCGATTAATGCTGCTTCAGAAGGTGACACGATCTGGGTCCGTGAAGGTGTGTATCGCGAAACAATTCGACTCACCTCGGACATCTCTCTCCGCGCCGTTCCGGGAGATCATGTCGTCCTTTCGGGAAGCGATCGAATCACCAACTGGACTGACAACGGGGATGGAACTTATCAAACGACACTGGACTGGCACCCCAGTTCGCTCTTCGTGAACTCACAAGAGATTTCTCAATCGCGACACCCTGACCAGGGATGGTGGATTGTCGATTCGATTGGCGAATCCAAGATCACCGACTCCGAACTGATCGGAATGGATGCGGAAACGCTTCTCGATTCGGAGTTCTACATCTGGACGGCCCACGGCAACGTTCAGTACACCGTAACGATTATCGGTTTTGACTCCACGACAGGGACGATTACCTACGAGTCTCCCAACGAAATCATGACGATCCAAGCTGGTGACCGCTTTTACTTAACCGGACACGAGAACTTTGTCAGCCAACCGGGTGAATATTCGATCACAGAAACCGCTGAAGGTTTTGTGGTCACTTATAAATCCGGGGACATCTCGGACTTAGACAACTTCGAAGCATCCCGAAGAACTGCAGTCCTTCGGGCAATAGGCGTTTCAAATGTTCTGGTTGATGGATTCGAAATCAGCGGATCTGAATGGCTCGGCGTTGAAATTCGTAATGCAACGAATGTGCAGATTTCAAATAGCGTCATCACAAACAATCAGCAAGCTGGGGTCTCGCTTCGCTCTTCTTCAAACGTGGTCATCTCGCAGAACCTGATTACCCAAAACGGCAACGGGATCGTTGCCGTGACGGTTTCGGACCTGCGAATTCTGCGAAACGAAGTTGCCTACAATCGTCAAGACGGAGTTGTCATTGCCTACAACTCAAACAACGTTCTGATCCACGAGAACTACATTCATCATCACTTCGGGAAAGGGCACCCCGACAACATCCAGACGTTTTACAACGTTTCCAACATCGTCATTTCGAACAATCTTCTGTTGGCGGCAACCCAACAGATCATGATGCACGAGACCCAGGGAGTGGTTGTCGATGGCAATGTGATGATCGGGTCAACAGGCAATTTAATGACGTTCGGTCACGACAGTGTTTTCGATGTTCGCATCTCGAACAACACAGCTGCTTTCGCTGGCATGGGCATGATGCGAATGACTGGTGACAACTACGAATTTTACGGAAACATCTTCCAGACCGGCCATGATAAGCTGTTGTATTCCACTTCGGATGTTGAACACACAACTTCCGATTCCAATCTGTACTGGCACAGCGATTTAGTGACCGATGGCCTTCTCTTCTACGATAGTACCGGGTGGCACAAAAGTCTCGAATCATATCAATCCACAAAAGATGACGACCAGAACTCCGTTTACGAGTCCCCTGGGTTTGCGAACGCTCCCCTGGCTGCTGACCTCGTTGATGTCAGAAGGCTGGGAGAGATGCAACTGGATTATCTCCCGATGTGGAGAGGTGGCAAGTTCTTTGAAGTCGGCGATCATGTTGAAGTTAATTATGATGGAATCGTCCGCGAAGTGGTCGAAATCCGTGACGGCGGAATTGTCCTGTCGGTTCCTCTCGACGAGATTCCGTTCGGTCATGTTGCCGTCGCGAACTGGGGAGACAAGACTGACTTTGATCTCAATCTCGATCGCGTCAGTTCGACGAGTGCACTCTTGGCTTCAAGCGATCTCGCTCTGGCTTCAGCAGAACTCACGACTACGTCCTTCGGTGCTTCGATCAACGTTCCAAGCTTCCAACTGGCCGACTTCAACGGAGATGGCCAACGCGACATTCCGGAGTCAGGAACCGGATCGACAGCTCCTCCCGCGACGATCAATCTTCCGCCAACGATAGACTTCGAGCAAAGTGTCATTTCGATCCCTGAGAACACAGTGATTGGGGAAGCGATTCGAATTGGAACGGTGCAAGTGAACGATGACGGTGTCGGCCAGTCAATTGTTTCACTTGCTGGTTCACATGCTCATCTCTTTGAACTTGTCGGAGATGGTCTGTATTTGAAAGCTGGAACCAACCTCGATTATGAAACATCCTCACAGTTGGACGTTTCAGTTCGAGTCAATGATCCAGAAGTGGGCGGTAGCGTTGATGACTCCGTCGACGTCCAACTCAAGATCACAGACGTCGATGAATCTCCGACTCGCGTCGCACCAACAATTGATTTCACCCAGACGACATTCTCGATTGCGGAAAATACCACTCTCGATGCGAGACTGAAGATTGGTACGTTTAGTGTCACACAGGATGGCTTTGGTCAGAGCATCGTCTCGCTCGCTGGGACAGACGCTCATCTCTTCGAGCTGATTGGTGATAGTCTCTATCTGAAAGCGGGGACAGACCTCGACTACGAGACAGATTCGCAATTTAACGTCTCGCTAAGAGTGGACGACCCCGAAGTAGGAAGCAGCGTCGACGATTCCGTAGACGTTCGCCTCAAAATCACCGATGTCAACGAAGTTCCGCCACGTGTCTCCCCGACAATTAACTTCAATCAAACGATAAATTCGGTTACCGAGAACGCAACGCTCGACGCACGTCTTAAAATCGGCACCTTTACCGTCACGCAGGATGGTTTCGGGCAGAGTATCGTCTCGCTCGCTGGAACGGATTCTCATCTTTTCGAGCTTCTTGGCGATGGACTTTACCTGAAAGCGGGAACGAACCTCGACTACGAGACCACCTCGCAATTGAGCGTCTCTCTGCAAGTGAACGATCCTGAAGTCGGTGGAAGTATTGACGACTCTGTCGACGTTCGACTCGCAATCACCGATGTCAATGAAGTTCCACCACGTGTCTCGCCAACCATCGATTTCAACCAGACGGTTGGCTCAATTGCGGAGAATACAACGCTCAGCACACGACTCAAAATTGGCACGTTCACAGTCACTCAGGATGGCTTCGGGCAGAGCATCGTGACGATCGCTGGAACAGATGCTCATCTCTTCGAGCTGATTGGTGATGGACTCTACCTGAAAGCTGGAACGACTCTCGACTACGAGACCGACTCACAGTTCAATGTCTCGATACGAATCGACGACCCCGAAGTGGGAAGCAGCGTTGATGATTCGGTCGACATTCGCCTCAGAATCACGGACGTGGATGAAGCCCCTCCTCGAGTTGCACCAACGATCGAACTCAACCAGACGACGTGGTCGATTGCTGAAGACACCACACTGAACACAAGACTTAAGGTCGGCACATTCACCGTCACGCAAGACGGTTTCGGCGAGAGTATCGTTTCCCTGGCTGGCGCGGATGCTCATCTCTTCGAGATCATTGGAGACAACCTTTACCTGAAAGCGGGAACAAACCTCGACTACGAGACCGACTCGCAGTTCAACGTCACGCTTCGAGTGAATGATCCGGAAGTTGGTGGCAGTGTCGATGACACCGTCGATGTTCAACTCACAATCACGGACGTCAATGAAGACCCGAATGTCATTCAGCAAGCGACTAACCTCGTTGTGGTCAACGGCTCGATGGCTCATCTCGGTGTCATCGTCGATGGCGAACTGGTCATGATCGACTCCGTGGACTGGCAGTCGACTGGGGTCAATGAACTGATCACAGGCGACTTCAATGGTGACGGCCTCATTGATGTCGCAGGCGTGAATGGTTCCAATCAAATCTGGGTTGGACTCACTGACAGTTCAGGACTGGGAACGCCGGAAAAATGGGGCGAATGGCGAAGCAAAGAGGTGAATGGAAACCTCGCAGTCGGTGATTTCAACGGGGATGGTCTCGATGATTTCATTTCATTCGGCTCCGATCGACGATGGCACGTTCAATACTCGACTGGCAATGGTCTCGAGTTGGAAGCAAGTGATCGCTGGGCGGGACGACGCTATTTGAAAGACGCAGTTGTCGTCGGTGACTTCAACGGAGACGGTCACGACGATGTGGCACTGAGCAAGCGGTCCGGCGTCTGGAACATGAGCTTGGGATCCGCAACGGGATTGACCGACAGCTTCGAGGTGATGAGTTGGAACAAGAAAACGACCTGGCTGGACGTTCAGGCTACGGACTGGAACGGTGATGGATTGGAAGAAATCTCCGCCCGCACGAAGTCCGGGGATTGGTACTCCTTTGAGTTTCATTCCACAGGCGACGACCAAGGGACGATGACGGAACAATTCCTCGGAACTTTCAACTCTTTGGACGCCTGGGATAATTTCATCATCGCTGATTTCACCGGCGACAGCACCAGTGAAATTGTGGGGGTCAATGGCTCAGGTGATTGGTTCCTTATGCAATTCACCGAAACGAGCGAAACGCGAATGCTCTCCTTCGGAAAATGGGCTGGGAAAAACCCGTCCCTGATCGCAGCAATTGATATCGATGGCAACGGAACTGCTGATCTCGTCGGAGTTGAGCAGGCCTCTGGAGAGAGTTGGATGGCTCCCAGCCTCGGAACTCAGTTTGACCAACTGACTCATATCGGATCAGTTGGTTTTGACCTCGGCGACAAAGCGGGAATTTATCTTTCGTAA
- a CDS encoding inverse autotransporter beta domain-containing protein, translating to MARSTHGTPRWGRIVGIGAVIATLATGLPLRAAESWHAHEGPSGTESVRPFPSTPQQINSTPDSSDEEQPEGIEARKPSLAFPPKVEVDAGSAKPELARPMPLGPIRRPLADDSESESTTTTPNSNPAARATPDPAFATVSANSGPETVGVVTLGGSQASEDEADGVVSLQNNRKLRRPPPLAVESAAAIESPADDSSLPAIIMLDGYEEMDIDSAVQQPQYNSWTSPRGIGPIAPPSNRIRGIQGRAGYFAFDTFGRDSSLSDLELMPYVVDGENVYYGDMRFFVAEGDRMGTNVGLGLRHINDTQTGYVGGSIWFDYDRFYEKSFYQLGLGLEATLDQFEIRGNGYLPLNQGDQELGTQLLTSRVEGSNLHVYSSTSLMRPMSGFDWEVGLTVPFEEWILRGYVGSYHFFADDSETINGLKARGEVDWGHLNLSTTVTHDDTYGTDVMLGVGVEWPQIADQPQGLNTAMTPLRFARRNHNIIVDRDYRINETVVPLNQPGQNPEPSIPAPGGSGGSGNLITDALLAPSDMWDGTLDWDGRDVPEDPDRVNYKPVAHYAIVPFQDVTGDFIVPVVAFSKGGIASVTFHVEGSEAVVNAPQIVSAYAGNPFEAYVVKLDASEFPEHDGAFEVYATVQPKDPSAQARVISLPLFSNINGTLPTAKSYVDANNGSDTTGDGSSANPFATITEARNSLVASGKVDGGTIILRDGEYEYSNASAEAVLNERWLTIKPDTGHQPVINATGDSLSGGLATNRIKIEGVTLDASNSEPVFLINSSIARLPDSSLWLDKLTYTGRGAHVQGRVANGFESIYYTDLTFQDTKDAAILGVLARNITIKNIGSDAFTQTRAVIGGNVEQIDPGDTDFHPDIWQFWGDDLENILLYGVWTSEDVVSQGVFFRAVEKVYDVAVVNSVLRSSDNAGISSQFRVADVSHVYMRGSTFGQSLHLRSGETTDFVSMKHFDISGNIFTRVTADELVGDKAFDESFGNRWVDNFFIDDRYTAGEVAGIGNPDWDNDLLIPGQDGNLTTDSSQDLLLDVLGNVRMAGNDFIGALTQ from the coding sequence ATGGCCAGGTCAACACACGGTACGCCTCGTTGGGGGCGAATCGTAGGAATTGGAGCGGTGATCGCGACTCTCGCGACAGGGCTACCGCTGCGCGCTGCCGAATCCTGGCATGCGCATGAAGGTCCATCGGGCACAGAGTCCGTTCGTCCATTTCCTTCGACACCTCAACAGATCAATTCAACCCCTGATTCTTCCGATGAAGAACAGCCAGAAGGTATCGAAGCACGAAAGCCTTCGCTCGCTTTTCCACCAAAAGTGGAGGTCGACGCTGGCTCAGCCAAGCCTGAACTCGCCAGGCCGATGCCGCTTGGTCCCATTCGACGACCACTCGCTGACGATTCTGAATCTGAATCGACAACGACGACACCAAATTCGAATCCGGCCGCTCGTGCAACTCCGGACCCCGCGTTCGCAACAGTTTCTGCAAATTCGGGCCCCGAAACTGTCGGAGTTGTGACACTCGGAGGATCTCAGGCTTCTGAAGATGAGGCCGACGGTGTGGTCTCTCTCCAAAACAATCGCAAGCTGAGACGTCCGCCACCTCTGGCCGTTGAGTCGGCAGCTGCAATTGAGTCACCAGCAGACGACTCCTCGCTCCCAGCCATCATCATGCTCGATGGCTACGAAGAGATGGATATTGATTCAGCAGTCCAGCAACCGCAGTACAACAGTTGGACTTCACCTCGCGGAATCGGGCCGATCGCTCCGCCTTCGAATCGAATTCGTGGAATTCAGGGACGCGCCGGGTATTTTGCATTCGACACGTTTGGGCGAGATAGTTCTCTCAGCGATCTGGAACTGATGCCATACGTGGTCGACGGTGAGAATGTCTACTACGGCGACATGCGTTTCTTTGTCGCAGAGGGTGACCGCATGGGAACCAATGTCGGTCTGGGACTGCGACACATCAACGATACACAAACAGGCTACGTGGGCGGTTCGATCTGGTTTGACTATGACCGCTTCTACGAGAAGTCCTTCTACCAGTTGGGACTAGGCCTGGAAGCCACCCTCGATCAGTTTGAGATTCGCGGAAATGGTTACCTGCCTCTCAATCAGGGGGACCAAGAACTTGGAACTCAACTGCTGACCAGCCGCGTGGAAGGGAGCAACCTCCACGTTTATTCTTCCACCTCCCTGATGCGGCCCATGTCGGGATTCGACTGGGAAGTCGGTCTCACCGTTCCTTTTGAGGAATGGATCTTGAGAGGCTATGTCGGTTCCTACCACTTCTTCGCCGACGACTCAGAGACGATCAATGGCTTGAAAGCCCGCGGGGAAGTCGACTGGGGACACTTGAACCTCTCGACAACTGTGACCCACGACGATACGTACGGCACCGATGTCATGCTGGGAGTCGGCGTCGAATGGCCGCAAATTGCTGACCAACCTCAAGGTCTCAACACTGCGATGACTCCTCTGCGTTTCGCAAGACGTAACCACAACATCATCGTCGATCGAGATTACCGAATTAACGAGACTGTCGTCCCTCTCAACCAACCGGGACAAAATCCGGAACCCTCCATTCCCGCCCCAGGCGGCTCTGGCGGGTCAGGAAATCTCATCACCGATGCACTTCTCGCTCCCTCGGACATGTGGGACGGAACACTCGACTGGGACGGAAGAGACGTTCCAGAAGATCCCGACCGCGTCAACTACAAACCAGTCGCCCACTATGCAATCGTGCCATTCCAAGATGTCACAGGAGACTTCATCGTCCCAGTCGTCGCATTCAGCAAGGGTGGAATCGCCAGCGTGACATTCCACGTTGAAGGCAGCGAGGCTGTCGTTAACGCTCCACAAATTGTATCCGCTTATGCCGGCAATCCCTTCGAAGCATATGTCGTCAAGCTCGATGCGAGCGAGTTTCCAGAACACGACGGAGCGTTCGAAGTTTACGCAACCGTGCAACCAAAGGACCCGAGTGCACAAGCGAGGGTCATTTCCTTACCCCTGTTCTCCAACATCAATGGAACACTTCCGACCGCGAAGTCCTACGTCGACGCGAACAACGGATCAGACACCACTGGCGACGGATCCTCTGCAAATCCGTTTGCAACAATCACTGAGGCTCGTAATTCTCTTGTAGCATCTGGGAAAGTGGATGGAGGAACAATTATTCTGCGCGATGGTGAGTATGAATACTCAAACGCATCAGCAGAAGCTGTTCTCAACGAACGTTGGCTGACCATCAAACCCGACACAGGTCACCAACCAGTCATCAATGCAACTGGGGATAGCTTATCTGGAGGACTCGCGACGAACCGTATCAAGATTGAGGGCGTCACACTTGATGCTTCAAATTCCGAACCAGTGTTCCTGATCAACTCAAGCATAGCAAGGCTTCCAGATTCATCACTCTGGCTTGACAAGTTGACATACACAGGGCGTGGCGCCCATGTCCAAGGACGTGTAGCCAATGGATTCGAGAGTATTTACTACACAGACTTAACGTTTCAAGACACCAAAGACGCAGCGATTCTAGGCGTACTGGCAAGAAACATCACAATCAAGAACATTGGGTCCGATGCTTTTACACAAACGAGAGCTGTAATTGGCGGGAATGTCGAGCAAATTGATCCCGGGGACACAGATTTTCATCCAGACATCTGGCAATTCTGGGGAGACGATCTAGAGAATATTCTTCTCTATGGAGTATGGACTAGCGAAGACGTCGTATCACAGGGTGTGTTCTTTAGGGCCGTAGAAAAGGTGTATGACGTCGCAGTGGTTAATTCCGTGTTGAGGTCATCTGACAATGCTGGAATTTCGTCACAATTTCGCGTCGCTGATGTCTCACACGTATATATGCGAGGAAGTACGTTTGGCCAGTCACTGCATCTTCGAAGTGGTGAAACAACGGACTTCGTTTCTATGAAACACTTCGACATCTCGGGCAACATTTTCACACGAGTTACTGCTGACGAACTTGTCGGAGACAAAGCGTTTGACGAGTCATTCGGAAACCGATGGGTTGACAACTTCTTCATCGATGACAGATACACCGCTGGGGAAGTGGCCGGCATCGGAAATCCGGATTGGGATAATGATTTGTTAATACCGGGGCAAGATGGAAACCTTACCACCGACAGTTCCCAAGATTTACTTTTAGACGTCCTGGGGAATGTAAGAATGGCAGGAAATGACTTTATCGGTGCGTTAACTCAGTAG
- a CDS encoding 3'-5' exonuclease — protein MLEQNQAGREEYAVIDVEPTGLRATDRVIEIGIVVLDQDLEVIDEYETLIDPMRDVGETSIHGISPSMLVRPT, from the coding sequence GTGTTGGAACAGAATCAGGCTGGGCGCGAAGAGTATGCAGTCATCGATGTCGAACCGACAGGATTGCGAGCCACGGATCGAGTCATTGAAATTGGGATTGTCGTGCTCGACCAGGATCTCGAAGTCATTGACGAATACGAAACCTTGATCGACCCGATGAGGGACGTCGGAGAAACTTCCATCCACGGCATTTCACCGAGCATGCTTGTGCGGCCAACATAA